A stretch of Candidatus Zixiibacteriota bacterium DNA encodes these proteins:
- a CDS encoding DUF4872 domain-containing protein, translated as YQQIEKAGTGGGLSRKMFAEFLDQAGQIYARPIYELSAGLYEQAAQLWSEIASAAKTGKLNGAAGRLEEIYQIESRAVSIFSAFEDEDL; from the coding sequence TGTACCAGCAAATCGAAAAAGCGGGCACCGGCGGCGGGCTCTCGCGCAAGATGTTCGCCGAGTTTCTCGATCAGGCCGGACAAATCTATGCGCGCCCGATTTACGAGTTGTCGGCCGGGCTCTACGAGCAGGCCGCCCAACTCTGGAGCGAAATTGCTTCCGCCGCCAAAACCGGCAAGCTCAACGGCGCCGCCGGCAGATTAGAGGAAATCTACCAGATCGAGTCGCGCGCCGTGTCGATCTTCAGCGCGTTTGAGGACGAGGACCTTTAA